One Candidatus Culexarchaeum yellowstonense genomic region harbors:
- the fen gene encoding flap endonuclease-1: MGVDLRDIIPGEAIEETDLSSLRDKVIAIDGYNALYQFLATIRQPDGTPLKDSKGRVTSHLSGLFYRTVNLLEAQIKVVYVFDGKPPELKEIEISMRKKRKEEAIKKYEEAIKLGDLKSAKVYAQQTAQLNEDMVNEAKSLLDALGVPWVQAPSEGEAQSAFMVQKGDAWATASQDYDSLLFGSPRLLRNLTISGRRKLPRKDVYVEVKPEIIYLDKLLKQLNITRDQLIEIGILIGTDYNPDGIEGIGPKTALKLVKQYKDFSSLLKSLGEKAIFPVDPLKIKELFLNPQVTNNYVLKWKRPDKDKVIELLCECYDFSKERVEKAIDKILKVYDTQTKQTTLKKWFN, encoded by the coding sequence ATGGGCGTTGATTTAAGAGATATAATACCTGGAGAAGCGATAGAAGAAACTGATTTGTCATCCTTAAGAGATAAAGTTATAGCGATCGATGGATATAATGCCTTATACCAATTTTTGGCGACAATAAGACAGCCTGATGGTACTCCACTAAAAGATAGTAAAGGTAGAGTAACCAGTCATTTAAGTGGTCTTTTTTATAGAACCGTAAATCTTCTAGAAGCTCAAATTAAGGTGGTTTACGTCTTTGATGGAAAACCTCCCGAATTAAAAGAAATAGAAATTTCAATGAGGAAAAAGAGAAAGGAAGAAGCTATTAAAAAATACGAAGAAGCGATTAAACTGGGCGACCTGAAGTCAGCTAAGGTTTACGCCCAGCAAACTGCACAATTAAATGAAGATATGGTTAATGAAGCTAAATCTCTATTAGATGCTTTAGGTGTACCCTGGGTTCAAGCCCCCTCCGAAGGTGAAGCCCAAAGTGCATTTATGGTTCAAAAGGGAGATGCATGGGCTACTGCAAGTCAAGATTATGATTCATTGCTTTTCGGTTCACCACGTCTCTTGAGGAATTTAACTATAAGTGGTAGAAGGAAACTTCCACGAAAAGATGTCTATGTAGAAGTTAAACCTGAAATAATATATCTTGATAAGTTATTAAAACAACTAAATATAACGAGAGATCAATTAATTGAGATCGGAATATTAATAGGTACAGATTATAATCCTGATGGCATCGAAGGTATTGGCCCTAAAACTGCATTGAAGTTGGTTAAGCAATATAAGGACTTTTCTTCACTTCTAAAATCTTTAGGGGAAAAAGCAATATTTCCAGTTGACCCCCTCAAAATAAAGGAGTTATTCCTGAACCCTCAAGTTACCAATAATTATGTCTTAAAATGGAAGAGGCCCGACAAAGATAAGGTTATTGAACTTTTATGCGAATGCTATGATTTTTCAAAAGAACGTGTAGAAAAGGCAATTGATAAGATACTTAAAGTTTATGATACTCAAACAAAACAAACGACTTTAAAGAAGTGGTTTAATTAA
- a CDS encoding protein-L-isoaspartate O-methyltransferase, whose product MKKSFDEERRELIEKLISEGVLKSQSVIRAMLTVPRELFVPPKYRELAYIDAPLPTLEGQTISAPHMVAIICELLMLDVGMKVLEVGGGSGYHAAVCAEIVAPKDAPREKWGHVYTIERIPALVEFAKANLKICGYDDRVDVILGDGTLGYKEAAPYDRIFVTAAAPNIPKPLINQLKDGGRIVIPIGGSFYQELVVGLKKGDELLTFSAGGCVFVPLIGKYGWKEY is encoded by the coding sequence ATGAAGAAGTCTTTTGATGAGGAAAGAAGGGAACTTATAGAAAAATTGATAAGTGAAGGAGTTTTGAAGTCACAAAGTGTTATAAGAGCAATGTTAACGGTACCGAGAGAGCTTTTTGTACCCCCCAAATATAGAGAACTAGCATACATAGATGCTCCACTACCAACATTGGAGGGGCAAACAATATCAGCACCACACATGGTGGCAATAATTTGCGAATTATTGATGCTCGACGTTGGAATGAAAGTGCTAGAGGTTGGTGGAGGTTCTGGTTATCATGCAGCTGTATGCGCTGAAATAGTTGCACCAAAAGATGCTCCACGCGAGAAGTGGGGACATGTATACACTATTGAAAGAATACCAGCTTTAGTTGAATTTGCAAAGGCAAATTTGAAAATATGTGGATATGACGATAGAGTTGATGTAATTTTAGGAGATGGTACCTTAGGGTATAAAGAAGCTGCACCATATGATAGAATATTTGTTACGGCAGCCGCACCTAACATACCAAAACCGCTAATAAATCAATTAAAAGATGGAGGAAGGATAGTAATACCTATAGGTGGAAGTTTTTACCAGGAGTTAGTAGTTGGTTTGAAAAAGGGGGATGAGCTTCTAACATTTAGTGCTGGTGGCTGCGTTTTTGTACCTTTGATTGGTAAATATGGCTGGAAAGAATATTAA
- a CDS encoding DUF371 domain-containing protein, whose protein sequence is MEEVIAYGHPNIRATHKSTFEITKESTLTKRGDCIIGIKSNKACKDISELFKKSLRNNVAVKVIIECNGIKDEVIGYGDPNLILSDPTSMVIRKSSYICPRTLLIHANKAACDLDRRLVSFMKLFNSIIKIKFLIL, encoded by the coding sequence ATTGAAGAAGTGATAGCATACGGTCATCCGAACATACGTGCAACGCATAAATCTACATTTGAGATCACAAAAGAATCTACATTAACTAAAAGGGGCGACTGCATAATAGGTATAAAATCCAATAAAGCTTGCAAAGACATTTCTGAATTATTCAAGAAAAGCCTAAGAAACAATGTTGCAGTAAAAGTGATTATAGAATGTAATGGTATTAAAGATGAGGTTATTGGTTACGGAGATCCAAATTTAATTCTAAGCGATCCCACCAGTATGGTTATAAGAAAGAGTAGTTATATATGTCCAAGAACACTGCTAATACATGCCAATAAAGCAGCATGCGATTTAGATAGAAGGCTTGTATCCTTTATGAAACTTTTCAACTCTATCATAAAAATAAAATTTTTAATATTGTGA
- a CDS encoding tyrosine--tRNA ligase: MDAEMVLHYVKLPPTEELLTEERLNNYLTLGIPLNHYIGLEISGYVHLGTGLLCMQKVADLQKAGIKTTVFLADFHSWINRKLGGNLEIIQKVAGGYFKEALKSSILISGGDPEKTNFVLGSEFYEKIGRTYLENVIKIAMRTTLSRMRRSISIMGRKKEETLYFSDLLYPAMQVADIFSLNVNLAHGGMDQRKAHIIAIEIGEETFGYKPVALHHHILMGLNVKKEDYLALMNAMKSNNYELMEDKLVDLKMSKSKPDSAIFIHDSESEIKRKILNAFCPPKEVSYNPIMELVKYVIMRHLKDECIEILNQKTNERKKYGNYEELEHAYINGEIHPLDLKLYVANKLIEILEPARKHFSSGYGAKCLEEMKEIMSRSG; the protein is encoded by the coding sequence ATGGATGCAGAAATGGTACTCCATTACGTAAAATTGCCCCCAACCGAGGAATTACTAACTGAAGAAAGATTAAACAATTACTTAACGCTCGGCATTCCATTGAATCATTACATAGGTCTCGAGATATCCGGCTATGTTCACCTAGGCACTGGCTTACTTTGTATGCAAAAAGTAGCAGATTTACAGAAAGCTGGAATAAAAACCACGGTTTTTCTAGCCGATTTCCATTCTTGGATTAATAGAAAGTTGGGTGGAAATCTTGAAATTATACAAAAAGTCGCTGGCGGATATTTTAAAGAGGCTTTAAAATCATCTATATTGATTTCTGGCGGGGATCCTGAAAAAACAAATTTTGTTTTAGGATCCGAATTTTATGAGAAAATTGGTAGAACTTACCTAGAAAATGTCATAAAAATAGCTATGAGAACCACTCTTTCAAGAATGAGGAGATCAATATCAATTATGGGCAGAAAGAAGGAAGAAACTCTTTATTTCTCTGATCTGCTTTATCCTGCAATGCAAGTCGCAGACATATTTTCATTAAATGTAAATTTGGCACACGGCGGTATGGATCAAAGAAAAGCACATATAATAGCTATTGAAATAGGAGAGGAAACATTTGGATATAAGCCAGTAGCACTACACCACCACATACTTATGGGGTTAAACGTAAAAAAAGAAGATTATTTAGCATTAATGAATGCAATGAAATCTAACAATTATGAGTTAATGGAGGATAAATTAGTTGATTTGAAAATGTCAAAATCGAAACCAGACAGTGCCATATTTATTCATGATAGTGAAAGTGAAATTAAAAGAAAAATACTTAATGCATTTTGTCCTCCAAAAGAGGTGTCTTACAACCCCATAATGGAACTAGTTAAATACGTGATTATGCGACATTTAAAAGATGAGTGCATAGAAATTTTAAATCAAAAGACGAATGAGCGTAAAAAATATGGAAATTACGAAGAATTAGAACACGCATATATAAATGGAGAAATACATCCATTGGATCTAAAGCTATACGTAGCTAACAAACTAATAGAAATATTAGAACCTGCTAGAAAGCATTTTAGTAGTGGTTACGGAGCAAAATGCCTTGAAGAAATGAAAGAAATAATGTCACGGTCAGGTTGA
- a CDS encoding radical SAM protein, translating into MRTNDLNRVIILDGYNDEPAGLGVPPYLDVYARYAAGTIWKYNSQVNVKYYTIDMVRGNFSEYLKIMNKANMLIVLGGISVPGNYIGGKPITEEEVLKIGTLVMKPLKILGGPIARYGFCKEGGKKAKKIEYIKDLYDLVVSGDIEIVLSDLLVNDLKSDKVNPASKRRDYSIVREVSIRGAKIVQDHPNYGLNLICEIETYRGCPRYVTGGCSFCVEPLWGHPIFRAVEDVLMEIASLYNYGVRHFRIGRQPDLYCYLSSEVGEKEFPRPNPEALRRLFEGIRRVAPDLETLHIDNVNPGTIVNYPNESREITKIIVKYHTSGDVAAMGIESADPKVIKANNLKVEPEDALKAIEIINEIGAIRGENGLPELLPGINFVHGLIAESEETYKLNFEFMKNVLDKGLLVRRINIRQCIPLPGTRMWEIGERIIRKHKRYFRIYKEKMRREVDRPMLKKIIPRYTVLKKVFVEIRSGRMTYGRQVGSYPLLVAIPFEYQLKKFTDIIVVGYGYRSILGIPIPIEINIWSRGQLSKIPFFREPYASRVMTHRPIRNIDELREIIGDVKKLDYISKYISFRE; encoded by the coding sequence ATGCGTACAAACGATTTAAACAGAGTAATCATATTGGATGGATATAATGATGAACCTGCCGGATTAGGCGTTCCTCCTTATCTTGATGTATATGCAAGATATGCTGCTGGAACCATATGGAAGTATAATAGTCAAGTAAATGTAAAGTATTATACCATTGATATGGTACGTGGAAATTTTTCAGAGTACTTAAAAATAATGAATAAAGCAAATATGCTAATAGTTCTTGGAGGGATAAGTGTACCTGGAAATTATATTGGAGGTAAACCAATAACTGAAGAGGAAGTTCTGAAAATCGGTACTCTAGTGATGAAACCATTAAAAATTCTAGGAGGACCAATTGCTCGTTATGGTTTCTGCAAAGAGGGAGGGAAGAAAGCTAAGAAAATCGAGTATATAAAAGATCTTTATGATCTAGTGGTAAGTGGGGATATAGAAATCGTATTATCAGATTTACTAGTAAATGATTTGAAGAGCGATAAGGTAAATCCGGCTTCTAAGAGAAGAGATTATTCAATTGTAAGGGAAGTTTCCATAAGGGGGGCGAAAATAGTTCAAGATCATCCTAACTATGGATTAAACTTGATTTGTGAAATAGAAACCTATAGAGGATGTCCAAGATATGTTACTGGTGGTTGCTCCTTTTGCGTTGAACCGTTATGGGGGCATCCAATATTCAGAGCAGTTGAAGATGTATTAATGGAAATTGCATCTTTATACAATTATGGAGTGAGACATTTTAGAATCGGGAGACAACCGGATCTCTATTGTTACCTTTCAAGTGAAGTTGGAGAAAAGGAGTTCCCCCGCCCAAATCCAGAAGCGTTAAGAAGACTTTTTGAAGGAATAAGGAGGGTAGCACCAGATTTAGAGACATTACATATTGATAATGTAAATCCTGGAACTATAGTAAATTACCCTAATGAAAGTAGAGAAATAACGAAAATAATCGTAAAATATCACACCTCCGGCGACGTAGCTGCAATGGGAATAGAGTCAGCGGATCCAAAAGTCATAAAGGCAAATAATCTAAAAGTTGAACCAGAAGATGCGCTAAAAGCGATAGAAATAATAAATGAAATTGGTGCTATCAGAGGAGAGAATGGTCTTCCTGAATTGTTGCCTGGAATAAATTTCGTTCATGGCTTAATTGCTGAAAGTGAAGAAACATATAAGTTAAACTTCGAATTCATGAAAAATGTGCTGGATAAAGGATTGCTTGTAAGAAGGATAAACATAAGGCAATGCATTCCGTTGCCTGGGACTAGAATGTGGGAAATTGGTGAAAGAATAATAAGGAAGCATAAAAGGTATTTTAGGATTTATAAAGAGAAAATGAGAAGGGAAGTTGACCGACCGATGCTCAAAAAAATAATTCCAAGATATACTGTCTTGAAAAAGGTATTTGTGGAGATAAGAAGTGGAAGGATGACATATGGTAGACAAGTAGGTAGTTATCCACTGCTTGTAGCAATACCATTTGAATATCAGCTAAAAAAATTTACAGACATAATAGTTGTTGGTTATGGTTATAGGTCCATATTAGGGATACCTATACCAATAGAGATTAACATATGGAGCAGGGGGCAGTTGAGCAAGATACCATTTTTCAGGGAGCCTTATGCGTCTAGGGTGATGACCCATAGACCCATAAGAAATATTGATGAATTAAGGGAAATTATTGGTGATGTTAAGAAGTTGGATTATATAAGTAAATATATTAGTTTCCGTGAATAA
- the thiL gene encoding thiamine-phosphate kinase yields MRETKISDIGEEKVIEIIFSIIDKETKKMTLPYGDDAIAIKLPGGKNLVINVDMLVGKTDIPPGMSNVQIGKKVVTMCVSDLAAKGAKPIGFLTSIGLKRDMNVKDLKEIYEGINIAARKYGMKVLGGDTNEADDIIIDGIALGIAKKVIPRSGAKIGDIIATTGLFGNTAAGLKILLDSLSVEKRLRRRILKDVYEPRAYVKEGYILAKRGLVNASIDSSDGLAISLHEIAKMSNVGIEIDNLPITEEAKIFAEKNKIDPFDLVFYGGEEYTLILTISKENWGEALNEVRKVGGTLIKIGRVTNESGKMIYKNDKEERIIEKKGWQHFIT; encoded by the coding sequence GTGAGGGAGACCAAGATATCTGATATAGGTGAAGAAAAGGTTATTGAAATCATATTTAGCATTATAGATAAAGAAACAAAAAAGATGACGCTACCATACGGAGATGATGCCATTGCAATAAAACTTCCAGGGGGGAAAAACCTTGTTATAAATGTAGATATGCTAGTGGGAAAAACAGACATACCACCTGGTATGAGTAATGTACAGATTGGGAAAAAAGTAGTTACAATGTGTGTAAGCGATTTAGCTGCAAAGGGTGCAAAACCCATAGGGTTTTTAACGTCAATAGGATTGAAGAGAGATATGAATGTAAAAGATTTAAAAGAAATATATGAAGGAATAAACATTGCTGCAAGAAAGTATGGTATGAAAGTTCTGGGTGGAGATACGAATGAGGCAGATGATATCATAATCGATGGAATAGCTCTTGGAATAGCTAAGAAGGTCATACCAAGAAGCGGAGCTAAAATTGGAGACATTATTGCAACAACCGGACTTTTCGGCAACACTGCTGCTGGATTAAAAATTTTATTGGACTCATTATCAGTAGAAAAGAGGTTGAGAAGGAGAATATTAAAGGACGTTTATGAGCCACGAGCATACGTCAAGGAGGGATATATTCTAGCAAAAAGAGGTTTGGTTAACGCATCAATAGATAGTAGCGATGGTTTAGCCATCTCACTTCATGAAATTGCCAAAATGAGTAATGTTGGGATCGAAATAGATAATTTACCAATAACTGAAGAAGCAAAAATATTTGCAGAAAAAAATAAGATAGATCCATTTGACCTCGTTTTCTATGGCGGGGAAGAATATACATTGATATTAACCATAAGCAAAGAGAATTGGGGAGAAGCCTTAAATGAAGTGAGAAAAGTTGGTGGAACATTAATTAAAATAGGTAGAGTGACTAATGAAAGCGGAAAGATGATATATAAAAATGATAAGGAAGAAAGAATCATTGAGAAAAAGGGATGGCAACATTTTATAACTTAA
- a CDS encoding DNA-directed DNA polymerase II small subunit, translating into MTRELMSDLRIKALIAKISMQGVQISPEFLNMLLKNKEEALKILEEILKKLSTMENKPLIVTPEFISDSSKQYEEEIDVKDLAEEIEVIFEPTEYILQTPLSKDFRNYFMSRYVKLRKIILSERYDARGAIDIRDLSNKKMTGATENKVKIIGIVSEKKVSKNMITFDAEDLTGEVTVLVTTKNADLLQKAQNIIPNEVVCVEGILINERRILATDILQPEIPRQINYEKKGGPDIYAALISDLHIGSRFFMRHAFNKFLLWLNGVFGDARLKSFAKRTKYVVIAGDIVDGIGIYPGQEKELAIKDLRRQYEVAAHYLSQIPQHIKIIIVPGNHDATRQALPSPTLYKEYAAPLYKLSNVIILGDPAYVKLHKSLFLITHGKSLDDIMVSIANLKYETPAKAMIELLKRRHIAPVYGGRTLIAPEEEDLMVIEKIPNVFHAGHVHTFESTNYKGVTVVNSGTWQEQTEYMKNMGIYPDKAKATLINLNNNSVQAIIDFEEELESEGDQDI; encoded by the coding sequence ATGACGAGAGAACTTATGAGCGACCTAAGGATAAAAGCGTTAATAGCAAAAATATCTATGCAAGGAGTACAAATCAGTCCTGAATTTTTAAATATGTTATTGAAAAATAAAGAGGAAGCATTGAAAATACTGGAGGAGATTTTAAAGAAACTGTCAACAATGGAAAATAAACCTTTAATTGTTACACCAGAATTCATTTCTGATTCATCAAAACAGTATGAAGAAGAAATTGACGTAAAAGACCTAGCTGAAGAAATAGAAGTGATTTTTGAACCTACGGAATACATTTTACAAACTCCTCTTTCAAAGGATTTTAGAAATTATTTTATGAGCAGATACGTGAAACTGAGAAAAATTATACTTTCAGAAAGATATGATGCCAGGGGAGCAATAGATATTCGAGATCTATCAAATAAAAAAATGACAGGAGCTACAGAAAATAAGGTTAAAATAATCGGTATAGTGAGCGAAAAGAAGGTCAGTAAGAATATGATAACATTCGATGCTGAAGATTTAACTGGAGAAGTAACGGTATTAGTTACTACGAAAAATGCAGACTTACTGCAAAAAGCACAAAACATTATTCCAAATGAAGTTGTATGCGTGGAAGGTATACTAATCAATGAAAGAAGGATTCTTGCAACAGATATATTACAACCAGAAATTCCAAGACAAATAAACTATGAGAAAAAAGGTGGCCCCGATATTTATGCTGCTTTAATCTCTGATCTACACATTGGAAGCAGATTTTTCATGAGACATGCATTTAATAAATTTCTGTTATGGTTAAACGGTGTCTTCGGAGATGCTAGATTAAAAAGCTTTGCAAAGCGCACTAAATATGTAGTGATTGCAGGGGATATAGTAGATGGAATAGGAATTTATCCAGGACAGGAAAAAGAGTTAGCTATAAAAGATTTGAGAAGACAATACGAGGTTGCAGCACACTACTTATCACAAATTCCGCAACACATAAAGATAATAATTGTACCTGGAAATCATGATGCAACAAGGCAAGCATTACCATCGCCAACGCTATACAAAGAATATGCAGCCCCACTTTACAAACTAAGTAACGTGATAATTCTAGGCGACCCCGCATACGTAAAATTACATAAATCATTGTTTCTAATAACGCATGGGAAGAGTTTGGATGACATCATGGTTAGCATAGCCAACCTAAAGTATGAGACACCAGCAAAAGCCATGATAGAATTGCTAAAGAGGAGACACATAGCCCCCGTATATGGTGGAAGAACACTAATAGCACCGGAAGAAGAGGATTTGATGGTTATAGAAAAAATTCCCAACGTATTTCATGCAGGACATGTTCACACCTTTGAAAGCACAAATTACAAGGGAGTTACTGTTGTAAACTCTGGAACTTGGCAGGAACAAACAGAATATATGAAGAATATGGGAATTTATCCTGATAAAGCAAAAGCCACCTTAATAAACTTAAATAATAATTCTGTTCAGGCTATAATTGACTTTGAGGAGGAATTGGAAAGTGAGGGAGACCAAGATATCTGA
- the psmB gene encoding archaeal proteasome endopeptidase complex subunit beta — MEALGATTVGLVCKDGVVLASEKRVAYGYTILSKMGKKVFKITNNLAIACAGLIADMQLLAKSLTAEANLYELTYKSPMKVRNLAKLLSTILYSNRLYPYLTEIIVAGVDATGPHLYVLDPLGSLIEDKYAALGSGAPLAMSILESEYSPEINVDVGEKIAIKAVSAAIKRDIISGDGIDILIVRREGAIEKFLPIEV, encoded by the coding sequence ATGGAGGCTTTGGGTGCAACTACTGTTGGTTTAGTATGTAAGGATGGTGTTGTACTTGCTTCTGAGAAAAGAGTAGCCTATGGATATACCATTTTAAGTAAAATGGGGAAAAAAGTATTTAAAATTACAAATAACTTGGCCATAGCTTGTGCAGGATTAATTGCTGATATGCAATTACTTGCAAAATCTTTAACTGCTGAAGCAAATTTATACGAACTCACCTATAAAAGTCCCATGAAAGTTAGAAATTTGGCAAAATTGTTATCTACAATCTTATACAGTAATCGTCTGTATCCATATTTAACTGAAATTATAGTTGCAGGAGTGGATGCCACAGGCCCCCACCTGTATGTTTTAGATCCATTGGGGTCATTGATTGAGGATAAATATGCAGCATTAGGCTCTGGCGCTCCTCTTGCTATGAGTATATTGGAATCTGAATATTCCCCAGAAATCAATGTAGATGTTGGGGAGAAGATAGCTATTAAAGCGGTAAGTGCAGCCATTAAAAGAGATATAATTTCTGGTGATGGTATCGATATATTGATAGTGAGACGAGAGGGTGCCATAGAGAAATTCCTACCCATCGAAGTATAG
- the twy1 gene encoding 4-demethylwyosine synthase TYW1: MEAVEKLKREYIKQGYKFIGDYSLLKPCYWLKASLTSRGKNVCYKQKFYGIPSHRCLQLSPTITCTHECLYCWRVQASDMGIEWNELNLPKWDDPEKIVLNGLKMQREVLSGFKGNKNVDGSMLEEAFRPIHAAISLVGEPTLYPYIDDLIYEFFKHNFKTVFLVSNGTRPDVLEKLNNEPSQLYISLSAPDYETYRKVCRPKIPNGWENIMRSMELIKSFSCPTVIRLTLVKELNLKKVEDYARIVDKANPTYVEPKAAMSLGGFQYRLSSTHMPSFEEILEFGKKMSELTSLKIIDASEPSRIVLLSRLDKPIKLI; encoded by the coding sequence ATGGAAGCGGTAGAGAAGCTAAAAAGGGAATACATAAAACAAGGATACAAGTTTATAGGAGATTACAGCTTATTAAAGCCATGCTATTGGTTAAAAGCATCTCTAACATCCAGAGGCAAAAATGTCTGTTATAAACAAAAATTTTACGGAATTCCATCACATAGGTGTTTACAATTATCACCAACAATAACATGCACACATGAATGCCTATATTGCTGGAGAGTGCAAGCATCAGACATGGGGATAGAATGGAATGAACTAAACTTACCAAAATGGGACGATCCTGAAAAAATAGTACTTAATGGACTGAAAATGCAAAGGGAAGTTTTGTCTGGATTTAAAGGAAATAAAAATGTAGATGGAAGTATGCTGGAAGAAGCATTTAGACCAATACATGCAGCAATAAGTCTAGTCGGGGAGCCTACACTATATCCATACATAGACGACTTAATATACGAATTTTTTAAGCATAACTTCAAAACAGTTTTCCTTGTAAGCAATGGAACTCGACCAGACGTATTAGAGAAATTAAATAATGAACCAAGCCAGCTTTACATAAGTTTGTCTGCACCAGACTATGAAACATATAGGAAGGTTTGCAGACCTAAGATACCAAATGGATGGGAAAACATTATGCGTAGCATGGAACTTATTAAAAGTTTTTCATGCCCAACCGTAATTAGATTAACATTAGTAAAGGAATTAAATTTAAAGAAGGTAGAAGATTATGCAAGAATAGTAGATAAAGCAAACCCAACGTACGTAGAGCCAAAGGCTGCTATGAGCCTTGGAGGATTCCAATATAGGTTATCATCAACGCATATGCCGAGCTTTGAAGAAATCCTTGAATTCGGTAAGAAAATGAGTGAATTAACATCCCTGAAAATCATCGATGCTTCAGAGCCTTCAAGAATAGTACTTCTAAGCAGATTAGACAAACCCATTAAGTTAATTTAG
- a CDS encoding cytidylyltransferase family protein gives MSDKELDRIKKYIENVTIVLNKLEQERHEDERVKKVIELCKSYCSDAKFYFEKGERITSLACIAYAEGLLDCLKFLNMIKFEWENEDIKKRQNRVLVTGTFDIIHPGHIWLMKKAKEYGRVIVIVATDNNVNRLKGRKPIIPSSQRLEVVRSIKYVDEAILGSDDEDILRKVEEIKPNIIILGPDQKFISEEDLKNKLKERGLNEVKVIRINEEYKESPFYKTSQIINEILRRREEFEKYKNTQNK, from the coding sequence ATGTCCGATAAGGAATTAGATCGAATAAAGAAATACATTGAGAATGTCACCATAGTATTGAATAAACTTGAGCAGGAAAGACATGAAGATGAGAGAGTAAAGAAAGTAATAGAGTTATGCAAAAGCTATTGTTCTGATGCAAAATTCTATTTTGAAAAAGGAGAGCGCATTACAAGCTTAGCATGCATTGCATATGCTGAAGGATTGTTGGATTGCCTAAAATTCTTAAACATGATAAAGTTTGAATGGGAAAATGAAGACATAAAGAAACGACAAAATAGAGTATTGGTGACAGGGACTTTTGATATAATTCACCCAGGGCATATATGGTTAATGAAAAAAGCTAAAGAGTATGGGCGAGTAATAGTAATTGTAGCCACAGATAACAATGTGAATAGATTAAAGGGGAGAAAACCAATAATACCCAGTTCTCAACGATTGGAGGTGGTGAGAAGCATTAAATATGTTGATGAAGCAATTTTAGGAAGCGATGATGAGGATATATTAAGAAAAGTGGAGGAGATAAAACCGAACATCATAATTTTAGGCCCAGATCAAAAATTCATATCAGAAGAAGATTTAAAGAATAAGTTAAAAGAAAGAGGATTAAACGAGGTTAAGGTTATTAGGATAAATGAAGAATATAAAGAAAGCCCATTCTACAAAACATCTCAAATCATAAATGAAATACTGAGGCGACGAGAAGAATTTGAAAAATATAAAAATACACAAAATAAGTAA
- the dph5 gene encoding diphthine synthase, producing MLIFVGLGLNGLEDITLSGVKWMRCAEKVYLDLYTSVIPNFSIEILEKNIVGRNVIRVSRRDVEENYDKILNEAKDKNVVLLVPGDPFVATTHMQLRLAAISKGIETRVVHATSIQSAICGETGLFSYKFGRCVTVTFPYGESICETPYDVIKENMRQGLHTLLLLDMDAENMKFMSIAEAIEILNKIEEKRREKVIKKDTLCVGCARIGSDTQIVKADYINELSKVDFGPPPYSLIIVGRLHFMEAEALVKLANAPVNVMEGVKCPIRN from the coding sequence ATGCTTATTTTTGTAGGCTTGGGGCTAAATGGGTTGGAAGATATCACATTGTCTGGTGTAAAATGGATGAGATGCGCAGAAAAGGTGTATTTAGACTTGTACACTAGCGTAATCCCAAACTTTTCTATTGAAATTTTAGAAAAAAATATCGTTGGAAGAAATGTTATTAGGGTTAGTAGAAGGGATGTGGAAGAAAATTATGATAAAATACTAAATGAGGCGAAAGATAAAAATGTTGTACTATTAGTTCCTGGAGATCCTTTTGTTGCAACAACACATATGCAACTAAGATTGGCGGCAATTAGTAAGGGTATAGAAACAAGGGTTGTGCATGCAACATCAATTCAATCGGCAATATGTGGTGAAACAGGCCTTTTTAGTTATAAATTCGGGAGATGTGTGACAGTAACGTTTCCATATGGAGAAAGTATCTGTGAAACTCCTTATGATGTTATAAAAGAGAATATGAGGCAGGGATTGCATACGCTGTTGTTATTAGATATGGATGCTGAAAATATGAAATTTATGAGTATAGCAGAAGCTATTGAAATATTGAATAAAATTGAGGAAAAACGGAGAGAGAAGGTTATCAAAAAAGACACTTTATGTGTGGGTTGTGCAAGAATAGGTTCAGATACACAAATTGTGAAAGCTGATTATATAAATGAACTTTCAAAAGTAGATTTCGGACCCCCACCATACTCTCTTATAATAGTTGGTAGATTACATTTTATGGAGGCAGAAGCATTAGTAAAATTGGCCAATGCACCCGTAAATGTTATGGAGGGAGTAAAATGTCCGATAAGGAATTAG